The genomic DNA tagtttttttctcatctcatttattattgttttttattaattaattaatcataaaAACTATCATACTCCACACTAAAATTTTTTACTACACGTATCAAAATTTAGCCCACATGTTTTGAAAcgtatcctacacatattgaaatttatcctacacaccttgtaatttatcctacactttaaattaattatttttttttctttgaaaaaaaaaatatttattttttaaaataagttataaatttaatatagttagctaTTATAAAGAAAGACTACcgattaatgatctatctaagtttaccaatatatcactacactaatattaaatacaaaaattaaataaagtaaaataaagaaTTCTTATTGATTGAAATTTCTTCAATTTTATTCTTAAAAAAAATTCTTCTAATCTGAACACTTCACACTTATGAATCATAGGTGATAACATGTATGTATAccataaataagtaaataatgaAGAGTGTTATGATAGAGTGGCAACGGGAATAGAAAAGTAGGAGTCCTTAAACAAATGAGGCTAGCCTCTCTTTAACATAAAGGAAGTAGGCCAAACCGTAATGGGACCGCTAGTAAAGTTTTTTAGAAGTACTTAGAAAAAAGATAGCAAAGTTTTTTACTCATATGTAAAAATTATACATACAAATTATcagttttcaaaaatttataaTGATGACAAATGTAAACAAGAAAATCCAAGAATATAATACTTGTTATGGCACATCACAAAACATGAATTATTGTGTTGTTTGTACTATTATATGTaattttttcaaaattctttACAAAGTTTTGAAAACCCTCTTGCTAAAACAAAATTAGTTTATAAATTCAAAAATCTACATACATTTATGTGTATTACAATAACAACAAACATACATATCTTTTTATAGTATAGTTATTTCTACTTTTGTAAATATTcataaataataaaatactaaTAATATTAAGTAACAGGTTTGGTAGGAAGTATATGAAGCATTAAACAAACATACAATTTTCCATACCAACAATATTAATTACACACAAGAGTCTCTCTACCAGCCCCctttccattccacctctcactTCTCTTCTCCATCTATGCTCACCATTAATACCAAACCAAAGTATAGATTTCAACACACACAAAACTGAgatttatacacacacacacatacacacatcaCTTGACTAAAAggggaacaacaacaacatgAATCTCATCAACTCTATGTTGTTACTTAACAGGCACAAACAAATATGGCTTTGGCCTTCTTGCAACAACCATCCCAAAACCCTATCTTTTCGAGTATCGAATGACGAAGATTACGCGGTTATAAACACTAACAAAGAGTCATTGGTTGAAGCAGAAGTGGAGGTTACTACACTTGGTTCTTTTTTCACTAACTCATCAGAAACCGCGAGTGTTTCAACCGAGTCAGATGAATGCTCGGCATTGGAAACAATTGTACGTGAAGCCCGGTCTGACCGCTTGTTTTTTGAACCGGATTTGACAAGTTCTATACTTGAAACTCAAGGAAGTGGTGGACAATGTATGTTGGAGGTTAGTGGtcatggtgatggtggtggtggtggtgatggtggtttgcCGTATAAAGAAAGCTTTGCAATGGTGATGGAGTCGGATAATCCTTACGACGATTTCAGGAAATCGATGGAGGAGATGGTGGAGATTCATGGTTTGAAAGATTGGGATTGTTTGGAGGAGTTGTTAGGGTGGTATTTGAGGATGAATGAGGAGGATAATCATGAGTACATTGTTGGAGCTTTTGTTGATTTGGTTGCTGGTGGCGGTCGTGGTCGCGGtcgcggtggtggtggtggcggtgacggtggtggtggtggtggtttgttTGTTGATCATACTTTAGCTTCTTTTAGTTCAGCTGCTTCCACCTTTTCTTCTCCAACTTCATCTACTAATGGTAATTAACTATTAAGTTCTAGTATATGTATATTTTATTAATTAGATAACCTATGTCCTCAATTAATATAATTTACTAATTAGTTACACATTTAGTTGCTGAATCTTAATTGACTTTATATAGAATTCTTGTTTTACTTATCTTTGTGTTGGGAGAGATACAAATGTCTTTCATGTTAACTTAGGTAGGGAGTCATGTGAGTGTGAAGTTTTATAATGCGATGCTATAATGTTTATACTCGGCGAAAGTTAATGGGTTGAAATTGTTATATCCGAACATAAACCATATATTTTTTTGTGTCCACCCGAACTTGGACAAAAAAGTCGTGTAACATTTTATCTAAAAGGGTTGACAGGTGTTGTAATCAAGTTGTAAATACGCTATCAGGTTTTAAATATGTTTAATAAATATTTATCGGGGTGACAGGttaaatttatatattgtatataaTTTATTATGAATTTAAATGGTTTGGTAGGGCTCCATTTTAATTTTGTATGGAACATGAACATAATTTGTTTAACTAAGCAGGTCGAACAATGAAACAATCTAAAAACCTGATTATTCACAATAACTCGATATTTTTAGGCCTTTAATTTCTATGAAAATCGCTATCTAAAAAGTAAGTCAGTGCAATTTTGTTgactttaatatttttttaataatattaaacctTTCTTTATATATATACTCTTCCATATTTCAGTGGTCTTTGTGATTACGACCAGACGTCACTGAAATATATGAGACgcaagtttatatattattattaaataattcACGTTATCTTGTATATTTATAGAATACTTATTTTATTTTGACAAAAAACTTTTTGAATATGTGACAAAAAAGAACAGGAAAAAGATTCTTGTAAACTTGTGCATAACTTCAAGGAACACAAACTTCATAATGTAGAAAAAAAGTTATCAGTGTGAATCTAAGATTTCGTAGTAAAATATATTTTCCAtataattgttaaatcttcgAACGAGTTTTCATGTAACTCTCAATGTTTGTCTTTTAGTTTTTGGATTTTGTAACAAAACCAAAATGATGTTTTTAGTAACGAATAAAACGAAGCGAGTGATAGTTAAAAATTTTGGAATGTGCGTAAAAGTTCGAGTTTCTTGTGAACTATTTGAGATAAGCTTGTGTTAAAAGCTAGGCTTGATTTAAGCTTAACGAGCATACGGCTAGAATGAAACTCATTCAATTAACGAACTTGATAACGAGCTTCATACATCAAACTTATTAATGTTGTTAgtatttatataatataacatATAATAAATAAATCACATGTAAGCTCAAACTTTAGACATAAAACAAGTAAGGCTTGTGCTTATTTTATTCAAGTTCGTCTCAACTCATTTGCACTCCTAAATATACTCGTATAACTTTATGGATCACCTCATAGACTGCTCGAAACATGACAACtatatcaaaaacaacttcaagTCTTCAATGCTCACACTAATGCAAATTAAGACGTGTACTAACACGACAATGAATTGATTAATTCTTGCGGGTACGCATATGAACGAACAAGAGACCGAAAATAAAATGTGACGTCCTGTATATAATAATAACGATTATCCAATTTTGTGCTAAGTTTGGCAATGTTGATGCCGAAAGGACGAAAAGAATCAAAACCCTAATAAACATCGGCCAACCTCAATTAATACGAAGTCGTCAAAGAAGACATTTGATCAGTTATATGAATTGAAATTAATTTTAGGGACAATCTCAGTCATGTGTTTTTTTAGGACATTTGGCAAACATTAAAAACCATCGACTAATAAATACACCTAGAACCATCTCCTCCCAACTACCTCCCTACAATGACCTCCCTCCAACCATTACCACCACTCGAGCCAGCATCGGAAAACCACCACCGCCAACCCCTCAAACCATGAGGCATCATTTTCACTTATCACTCTTCACACACTATCACATCAGCGTGACATTATTCTTCACTTCCCACAGATCAACCATCGAGATCGGAAATGATCTTCGCTCTCCACCGGTTTCATTCAacattctttttttattttttaaatacaaATGATattattgtatttttaaacaactataaatataaataatattattataatgttaatattttaataaaaatattaatacTAGAATATAAAAATACACCACTTCAAATTGAAAAAAGCACACACTTAAAAtaacaaatataaaaaatatctagaataacaaataaaatatatttagtCCTCATCGTTGTCGGGTAGACACAGTGTGTAAATATATTACACCAAAGTTACGGATTCAAACACGTGTTAAAGTCGTTTACCCGACCAAGAAGTACTTTATTTGAAAACAACTTggttttcaataaaatttatatcagaTAATTATAAATTCCTAAATAACATCGtgtatttagatttttttttttttaagttaacaaGCACATGATATTAGAGAAATATCAAACTAAACGATTAATGACATATTACTAAAAAAACCTCCAAAGTGTCACCTTCCGTGACCATGGCTCACCCACAAGCCTCAGGAGATACTTCACTCTGGCGCGGCGGCGTGATGTTCACTATGTGGTCACGCTGCCACATCGGCTCACGTGAGGAGCCATGAGATCGGCGCCGCATGCTTTGATCAACAATCCACACCCACCTCTCATTTTCACGTGATTATTAAGGTTGTCTcaaaagattttcatcttttgacaCACCATTACCAAACTTCCTTGATTCCCCAAAATTCCATTCGGATTCCACCAGCTGCTTGTTTATAACGTGTATTGCACTCCAATTTCTCTTTCATTGATTACCTTAAGAATTTGCCTCGTTTTATAAAAATGCATTCCATCTGGACTTCATTTCATGGGAATTTAATTTAActgatttattttttattagatGGTACATTGGAAAATGACCAACAATAAGTATATAAGATATCTTTATTATATGGAATATTGAATCTTAATAATCCTAATTATTCgtcgttggccgccaacagtctTAACCTTAAAAATAACCACTTGCAGTCTCAACTATTAAAATATTGGCCTCCAATTGACCCTGACTAACAGGAACCTAACGTCGTTAGTCTCTAGTCGCCGGAAAAATGTTTTTGCCCTGAAAACTCAAtattttcgtcccaaacctctttgtaaccttatcaCGGACCTTTTtagtaaaagccccaattattgaGGTCACTGGAAAACTCATTTTTCGCCgaaaaactcaacattttcgtctcaaacctctttgtaaccttagatcggacctttaggaacctttttctagCCAAAAACATTTTTCTGGCGACCGAAGACTAACGACGTTAGAGTTATGTTAGTCAGGGTCAATTAGAGACCAATATGTTGATAGTTGGGACTTGGGACTGCCAGTGATTATTTTtcaagttgggactgttggcggGCAATGGGGAATAACTgcgattattaaaatccaatattccttattatataaaaaattgaATTTAGTTATTTTCATCATTCCATTTTATGTGATATTGTTTCTACCGATTAACTCGACAATTCATGAAAACAcgtctttttgagtttttgatCTTGTTAAGTTATAAGTTTCCTCTCCAAATACCAATAACGTGTTTCAGATTAGGAATGAGAGGAGAACTTAAGACTTATTATATTGGTTGGTATTAGAGGATGCGTGTTACAACTTCTTTCGGTTAGTCAAACAGTGTCATCCAACCTCGTTTAACGTTTTATGTATAGTCTCCAAATCTGGACAACCTGGATGTAAGAGTGACCTATTTACGTTTTACATGCAAATGGTTTTGTAGTTGAACCACTTTCTGTTGACAATGAGTGCACTGgtccattttttttcttttttttccatAAACAAAGAAGTAAACAACTTTTATTAAGGGTGAGAGGGCACTCCCCTAAGATGGatgggagtcccctctcttacgcaccaCCAATCAGCTAGTGCCACGTCAACTTctctcttaaactcccctaacaccccattttgatggcggcactcccctcttaggggacttggtttttttttttttatttgttgtaaaattatgcatgtttataaattaaaaaatattaataaaaataaaaattaaataaaagacatttcattaaattaaaaaaaaaacaacctagaaaaataaaaattacattcaaactagaaaaatataaaaacaaactactcgtcgtctgaactcacttcaaggtgaggtagatctaaacttccgagatgctcaacgagatcgtgttttagtctccaatgcgtttcttcgtcaatgagctcgcattggacgatttagtattccccacttcgaacgcattggacgatttagtattccccacttcaCCGTTTTCGAAGTtgtaaaataaggcacgtatacacgatggaccttatctttttcaccgttttcgaacgcatttgacgatttagtattccccacttcgcctttaacacaccaaacgcccgttccacatcttttcttgcggcctcgtgttgcctcttgaactttttttcattcgggatgtgaggatatggaaaagacttcacaaacacgtTTAATCgccgaagtaaccttttgcaacggcgtgaaacttttcttcattctcccgtctaagccctcttgaaaccactcgtcatacgcttccacgtcactaacaatttttaggaacaaagacttggacatagGAAATCTCTGACGAAAAGTATcggcattaaattttggattttcaacaaaataatcggccatgagtgtctcatggCCTCCCTCACGATCTCGACGGGCTATTTTTTTctactagacgatgccgtgtctagtagctccgcttgttggatgagattttggaagaaaattaagct from Helianthus annuus cultivar XRQ/B chromosome 7, HanXRQr2.0-SUNRISE, whole genome shotgun sequence includes the following:
- the LOC110925601 gene encoding transcription repressor OFP13, encoding MNLINSMLLLNRHKQIWLWPSCNNHPKTLSFRVSNDEDYAVINTNKESLVEAEVEVTTLGSFFTNSSETASVSTESDECSALETIVREARSDRLFFEPDLTSSILETQGSGGQCMLEVSGHGDGGGGGDGGLPYKESFAMVMESDNPYDDFRKSMEEMVEIHGLKDWDCLEELLGWYLRMNEEDNHEYIVGAFVDLVAGGGRGRGRGGGGGGDGGGGGGLFVDHTLASFSSAASTFSSPTSSTNGN